gtcaagctccttcctcaacaattCAAGTCCCTAAGGCCGGTGCATAAGGGCCTTGTGAGGAGGTATGAAGGACCCTTCCCCATACTTGGGAAGGTCGGCAAGGTGTCCTATAGGGTCAAGCTGCTCCCGAGGTTGAAGATTCATCCTGTCTTCCACGCAAGCTACTTGAAGCCCTATCACGGAGACAAGGATGATCCAAGCCAAGGGTTGTCTAAGAGGGCACCTACAGCGGTCGTGACCTCCTATGATAAGGAGGTAGAACACGTCCTCACAGATCGGGTCATCAGGAGACGAGGGGTACCTCCTGCTACGGAatacttagtgaaatggaaGGGACTACCAGAAAGCGAGGCCAGCTGGGAGCCAGCAGAGGCACTATGGCAGTTCCAGGAGTAGATCGAGCGGTTCCGGGCAGAAGACGCGACGAGGACGTCTGCGGCTTAGGTGGGGGaaagtgtcacaagatgcttcaaatgaccctccccatggcttatataggaggtgagaagtttctagagacccttggagacatccacacttagccactagtgggaagagtgtggaaggttctagaaatgcctagagaagtccacacaactctacactatggtagaaggcatgagaagggtccaaagctttctagagaaatctagaagtctcttgtatataggcttgtacatagaatagtgtaggacattctagaatattcatgaattgtaaggaaccctccaaggttctagagagttccattggtgcctataaataggtgagggcctcatttggccaaggcaccaagcaagtgagcttccaagcacttgtaaaggcttccttgagttaataagagcttccattctttaaggaattgcctaccaagcttcttaagcttttgagtcgcaagtgtcttagcctagcaagctaagcattggggagcaaggctgacttagcaagatcaagcgtcttggcttgtctaagtgccgcacgagcttagtgaacgactaagtccgtgacactaAGGTATCTTTAGTAGTCCATGAACAGCTCTGGTTTAAAGAAGGCTCAACAAGGTCATCTGGGTCCAGCTTCATCACCAAACAAAATGAACCCTTTGCCCTTTTGTTGAACACATTGTTTATCTGCCACTAGTCTTAACAAGAATCCAGGACTTTAAGGATTCCTAATTTCAGTAGATGACCTGAAACTGTTAATGCCTTCTTCAGTCATTGAGACCAGGAAAAGAAATTTCTTGGAAGCTTTGATTTCTTTCCCCATACATACCTGGATGCCCATTAGAGCATAAGGATAATCTCTTTTTGGCATTTTGTTCCAATAGAATTTGTGGTATGTCTCATTGTTCAGCTACCAGGATTAGATAAAATACAATGTAAAATACAGTAAACTGATATAATCTCCACAAGTAAAGagtttctcatttttcattttcacaagCCAAAGGCTATTATGGTCGTACATTTACAATAGCCACATCCTAAATTACAAGACATGTAGATTAGAAAGATCTTTGTTATATCAGTAGTTATATTTGGATTTGGACAACATTATTGCTCGTAGGGTACTTGTAGTTAGGTCGAAACGGTTGAGAACAAAGgaggaagaaaataatatatgcaTTCCACCTGAGAGCAAGCCAGAGAGTTGCCTAAGCACAGTGGAGTAGAAGGTGGCTTTAAAGGCCTTGACAATTGAGATCTTGAGCTTCAGTGACATTATAGTATAAAGAGGATAGTTTTCCATCAAACTTAGAGACCAATTGTTGGGCAGACAGTCCACAATAACGCTTCCCCAGCCTTGCAATGCAAATGTCAATGATTTTCTTGAACATGCAGTCTCCTTGGATTAGTGGTTGCTCCACAAACTCATCTAAGGGCATCCACTGTGTGATTCCACAAAATAATGCTCAGGAATGACCAGTAATAGCAAAAGAGCATATGAGGCAATGATTTGATGGGCCTAACCCCATTGTCATGCAGCAAGGAATTTACCTTAGCAGCTTGAATTTCAATATCATCCACGGCAATCTGAGTCGACAAGGGTCTTAGCATGCAGACGAAGAACAAATCTGACTTCTCAAAAGCCACGTTGTGAGCATGCCTGGAATTGGAGTCATACAGATAGCATAAGAAAACTGATGGTTTAGGAGACAGCATTTGCAGAAAACATGAAACTGTGGGGTTTGACTGATTTCATCCAGTTATAAAGCTATTTCCCTTCTTATATTGATGAACTTTTGAGACTTTTAAGTCTTGTTATAACATTCAATCCACCCAAACCCCACAGAAAAGCAATAGCTTTCAACTTAATGAAAAAGGGACTTTAGCCTGTAACTAGCAGTTCCAAGTAATTCCTTTCTACTGGAGTCACACTACTAATTTATAGTAAGTTAACAAAAGTGAAATTCCCAAAGAAAAGAAGCAGCAAAACTTGCATAATAATTCATTGAGTTAACTTTCCTATATGTAAGagaaagtatattatttttaccTGAAGGCAATAACCTCCACAAATTCGGTATCAATCTGCAATATAAATTAAAGGGAAGTTTAACATTTATGGGAAAGCTTGTTCTCACCTTCTACACCACTCTATACGAAATATTAAATGGAAGAGAATCCTAGAGAGGAAATATTTTCCAAGTACAAAGGTTCTTACGCCAGTTTCCTCCTTGATTTCTCTTACAACTCCTGTGGAGATCTCTTCTGCCTGATAAAATGCACTGAAAAGAATGAATAGaaattcttcttctttccttgctgatcttcatttattatttcataGCATAAGTAAAAGGAGAAAATAAGGTAATTTTCCAGACTCAAAAAACCTACCTCTAGAATGAAACCAGTTGGTATTTTCCAAAGACCAACAAGCGCTGGAGCATAGTGTTTTTCTTGTACCACAAGCACCTGTGGGTAGTCATCATCAGAAAGCTTCGTAGTTTGTACAAGTTTAGGATCAGATGTTAAATGTTGTCATCAAATTATTCAACTGTTTCAACCAAATTGTTTCGTTAGGCTTTGTTTGCTTTGTAGGAGAACATAAACAGAGCTACTTCCTTTATGAGCAGTGAGGTGATTGGAATGAGATCAGCTATAAGTAGAAATAACTATGGGTTGACCACAAATAATGTGAGAAACAATTGGTTGTTGTATTGAAAAATCAAGTCTCTGTATCTGGAAAAggatttcttagaaaataaatgaagtcTAATTGGCATAAGGGTTTAACCAAAAGACCATAGCCATCtgtaaatttctttttgtgattCTTTAGTGAGTGCATTTAGGAACTCGATTGGTAGCAGGGGAATAATGTTGTTTCTGACAAACAGGAAGCATGGAAGAGTTCAACAATGGCTTATGACATATCCAGGGAATGAAGAGAATGACCAGAAgtagaaaaaagggaaaattagaATTCTACGGGAACAGAACACAGATAGCAGccacaaataaacaaaaaattgttgtaGAACCTTCCCTACTAAATAAAAGGGCAAGTACACTGTACACCTATGCCCTGTTTGCCCAACAGCATGGAAGGGTGCTTAGAGGCATTGAGTTAGAGAGGGCAGCAGTTCAAAAACCCAGTGAAAATTAATGGTACCGGTCAAGGTTGTGCATGGAAAGCAAGTCAGATCAGTGCAATTCCACATTATAATCAAAAGAAAGTGCACCTCATTGTTGTCATTAATCACAAATCCTCCAACCCCCACATGGTGGGAAGCATTTGAAGGAAGCATGCAGGGTCCTTCAGGAATCCAGTATGTCAACATCACATATCCTCGCTCAGCATGATGGTATTGGAAACCTTCCTGTAACCAAATCACTCATCTCAGAGATTCAGTGACTTATCACTAGTGAAACAAAGAGATGGAAGAGTGATCACTCAACACAACACCACTTTTGGGgttattttgagaaaattttcaagttcagATGGAGAAGGTCCAAATGTAAGTTCTTGTTTACTTCCAGTGCAGAGTGCAGGAGTTTAAAATCAGGACATTAAGGATATAATCTTCACCTTCACTGCGATAGGAACAAGTTCTGACCGTTCTGCTGGCAACTTAAGCCAAACCCCCTTCTTTCCCTACaatcaaatgatacaagaataTGAATGCCCTGAAAATACAGGATTACTTGGAAAATACCAAATTATTCTAGCTTCTTTTCTGGCTAGGCAATTTCAAGTTTGTAGTACACAAATGTGAAAATTCCAGGCCCTTCTACCATGTGAAGAGTGCATTAAAAACTACAAAGGGTAGTTTGCATCCCACACTTGGGCAAAATGGCAATCCTAGAATTCAGAGAAACCCTCAAAATACAGAAGATCATCCAAAATCTGGGAATTTGAATGTATTTTCTGCAGGGTATGCAATAGGAATACAGAGAAAATTGCAGTCCCATTAGGAAGCCTTGAAGCAATCAATTATATTAGTTGAGAAGATAAGTTAGCCTAGAAATATTCAGCATACATTGACCCTCAAGAGCTGATACAATAATCAGCTAAGTGGAACCTAATTTTCACAGCCTCTCATGATAATTGACACACTAGCGAGCAAATTACCTGCATTTTCCAATGGGAAAGAGAGGAATGGAGAACCGTAGCAAAAGAACTTGGATTAACTGGTAATCTTTGTGGATCAACAACGACTCCTCCATACTCATCATCAATGGCATCAAGTACTCTCATCTCTCTGGAAAACAGAGTTGACCTTGTCCCATTGGTTCCATTAAACCGATA
This DNA window, taken from Vitis vinifera cultivar Pinot Noir 40024 chromosome 2, ASM3070453v1, encodes the following:
- the LOC132252755 gene encoding uncharacterized protein LOC116803646; the encoded protein is MELKLFDSKSVSVSDVDLVGRPCSSMLSNSRGGRIFPWFCSYRGVSPKVSYSNTSSKAIQSVGQEKLGVETFSYRFNGTNGTRSTLFSREMRVLDAIDDEYGGVVVDPQRLPVNPSSFATVLHSSLSHWKMQGKKGVWLKLPAERSELVPIAVKEGFQYHHAERGYVMLTYWIPEGPCMLPSNASHHVGVGGFVINDNNEVLVVQEKHYAPALVGLWKIPTGFILEAEEISTGVVREIKEETGIDTEFVEVIAFRHAHNVAFEKSDLFFVCMLRPLSTQIAVDDIEIQAAKWMPLDEFVEQPLIQGDCMFKKIIDICIARLGKRYCGLSAQQLVSKFDGKLSSLYYNVTEAQDLNCQGL